One window of the Misgurnus anguillicaudatus chromosome 8, ASM2758022v2, whole genome shotgun sequence genome contains the following:
- the LOC129450929 gene encoding membrane-spanning 4-domains subfamily A member 4A yields MSTITSVDVNGLTVNQELPQQRAGVGIVNNNMTTFRTFPHLEFFPKTHLVGLGTVQIMTGIVIVLLGIVMLFDACPTVGVSILIVYWGPLIFIVAGSLTIAAANKQISCLVKGSLGMNVISAVTAGMAIFLLMLDVFSFPRFSDCPRYPNVPSPPYRLGISGVLVVLSLLQFIISICLSAFPCTTITYCQPSDSCSQDATWDYRLQSEGLG; encoded by the exons ATGTCCACGATAACTTCAGTTGATGTGAATGGCCTAACCGTCAATCAAGAGCTTCCACAACAAAGGGCTGGAGTAGGAATCGTAAATAATAACATGACCACATTTCGGACTTTTCCTCATCTGGAATTTTTCCCCAAAACACATTTAGTGGGGCTTGGG ACTGTTCAGATAATGACTGGCATAGTGATTGTGCTACTAGGCATTGTAATGCTATTTGATGCATGCCCTACAGTTGGTGTCTCCATCCTGATTGTGTACTGGGGACCCCTTATT TTTATTGTAGCGGGTTCTTTAACCATTGCTGCAGCAAATAAACAAATTTCCTGTCTG GTGAAAGGTTCTCTTGGAATGAATGTGATCAGCGCAGTAACTGCGGGAATGGCCATCTTTTTACTGATGTTAGATGTTTTCAGTTTCCCAAGGTTTTCTGATTGTCCACGATATCCAAATGTTCCATCCCCG CCGTACCGTCTTGGGATTAGTGGTGTGTTGGTGGTGTTATCCCTTCTTCAGTTTATAatttccatctgtctgtctgcatttCCATGCACAACCATCACCTACTGTCAACCTTCA GACAGTTGCTCACAAGATGCTACATGGGACTACAGACTACAGTCGGAGGGGTTGGGGTAA